One Burkholderia sp. WP9 genomic window, GAGTTTCTGCACGACGCGACGGGCTCGGTGCCGTATGAAAACAGCGCGGGTTTCGCCAGCGCGCAGGAGATTCACCGGGTATTCAGCGTGGTGCTGCAGTCGCGCTTCGCGGCGGTGGCGAGCACGGACGAGTGGATCGGGGCAGTGGAAGGCGGGGCAGCGCTCCCGCGCGGCAATATCTATGCGTCGAATCAGCAGGCCCGGGCCAGGCGGGCCGCGGCGTAACTAAGCGCCGGCTGTTCGCCGCGCATGCCCGTTGCGCAACGCCGGGCTCAGCTTCAGCGCGTCGAACATGCCTTCAACCATCTGTACGGCGTGGGCGCCGAAATCCGTGGCGTCGGGCAGGAACAGCATGTCGCGCAGCGAACCGCTGACAAACGCGTGCACCATCGCCGCCGCCAGCTTCGTATCCAGATCCGCGGGCATTTGCCCCTTGGAGATGGCGTTGCGCAGACCGCCTTCGATTTTCGTGAGCCCTTCGCGCATATTGGTCTGATAGCGGACCATTACCGGGCCCATTTCCTCGACCAGCTCGCATTTCAGAAACAGGATGTCGAACACGCGTCGGCGACGCGGATCGTTAGCCGTGTCGCGCAGGCAGACCTTGCAGATTTCCATCAGGCGCCCGAG contains:
- a CDS encoding TetR family transcriptional regulator is translated as MVRRTKEEALETRNSILDAAERVFFEKGVSRTSLADIAQAAGVTRGAIYWHFAHKSDLFTEMFDRVLLPLDELKAASLDPNEPDPLGRLMEICKVCLRDTANDPRRRRVFDILFLKCELVEEMGPVMVRYQTNMREGLTKIEGGLRNAISKGQMPADLDTKLAAAMVHAFVSGSLRDMLFLPDATDFGAHAVQMVEGMFDALKLSPALRNGHARRTAGA